The genomic window TGGCAGTCcacatataattcataaaaaaaattcaaaataaaaaattttaaaaaatatacataaaaactTTTAGAAGATTTATCCATGTTAGCTATGAAGTATACATAAAATGTTACATGAGCTACCACATCAATGTCactacaatttttaataatttagcttttcatgaaaaaacaaacaatttaattaaattttaaaaattgagggtcaaaatgaacaaaaaaacaaaaataaagatcaaaatgacaaaataaataaataaatattaaaagctaaatttatgtttatgccataaaattatatgttcatcctcaaaaaattataatttagtttaaGTTTCCTTAGCTCCAATATATTATTTTTggctttcaaaaaatatatacttttttttaccCTTGATTCAAAATTCTTGACATCTCCCCTGCATTTAcactaaaagaaaataaatttacctaatataaaatagttgaatttatatattttaattgtataaaattgaataaaaattaaaattttgtgtaaaataaaatcaagatcAAAGGTTatctatataattatataaaataaaagttgagTAATTACTTCATCTCAAAACAAACTTATAAAATTGTATCATGTTAATTTTGATGATGAGTTCTTAAAATCAATGGGTGAGGAAGTATACATCTCTATATTAAAGGTGTTCATGAGTTAGGTCGAGTCGGATTCGGGTTGGGTCCAATTAAAATCTTAAATCCATTTGCTAGGTTTGAGTATTGCcctaaaaatgagtttaaaattttacccaagttcgacccaaataaaaatgttaaaacccaaGCCCAATTTGGCCCGTCCTgcccatattaaaatttttatataatttttaaaaaatatataataaatcaaaaatactaaaaaaattaaaatattaaaataaaatttttccaacaaatttaaaatagattttaaaaaaagtatacttaaataatactaagatagatgcaacttaacaagtaaatttctctaaaatagtaacaaaattaacaataaaacaagagttatacaatatttaaacaataacaataaaatagtagcaacatggtgaaatagtagcaaaatagtgataaaataacaaaaaaaaaagaatcagcaaaatagtaaaaaaaaacagttttttttttgataaattcaaGCCAGGCTGAACTCAAGACTAAAAAGACCTTACTCGAAGTTTgacctattttttaaatatatttttttcccaaatatatttttcaaatctatatttttattcaaactctttctttttttttttatacatgtgTTTGAACTGGACCGAATCACTCCATGTAGGAAGAGGTATACTCCatactaatataaaaaaaaaaaagggagagcaTGTGTATAGGAATTTCTCGTGCACAGTGCTTTACACAATGacagaaaataataatagaaaatagaTAGAGGtttgaaggaaaaataaaaaagaaggaaaTATTATAGTGGAGGAGCATATTCACGGACTGGTGGAAACAGATATGGGGTGGCTAAGAAATAAAGGATTGTTTGAAATAccaaaaagaaattgaataaaatcctGTCCCTACTCTTGTCAAATACTAGTTGgcaatatttattataatatatctatttttttttatattgtaaaGCTGGGCACcttgtaaaaaattaaattaagaaaatgacGGAAAAGGTGGCTTTAAACTATAGTTTAGTTGTGTGTTATGAAGCACCCTCGATTAACTACTTAAAAACCCTTCTCACTCTtcttcaaaaaaacaaaaaagttttcactcttcacttcctttttctagatttttttttttcataccAATGGGTTATCTAAACATCTCGATTTCGAAAACTTGTAGTAATGTAAGTATATATCAAAACTAAATTGTCTACTCAAAGGATTCCACTTCAAAATCAGCCTGCTTTAAGAATTCAATGGCTTCAAATGCACTTGGACTCCATGTTTCGGTTTTAGAGTCATGACAACCACCGGAGCATGGCGGTAACTTTGTGAAATTGTGAAGCTAAACCGTGAGATCAACATAGATAAGATGATCTTAGCTTCCATCATAGCAAAAGATTGACCGATACAATTTCGAGGTCCGGCGGCAAAGGGCATAAAATGTCGACCGGAGGTAAAGGGTCTGGAGTTGAACCTATTAGGATtgaattcattcacatcttttccCCATAATTCTTCACAGTGATGTATCGCCAATACTGGTATCCATATCGATAGTCCCTTGGGAATGAAGAGATCTCCTAATTTTATGTTCTCAAAAGCCATCCGTGGCAGGACCGTTGCTGGTGGATAGAGTCTCAATGACTCATTTATAACCATGTGCAGCTACAATATCAAACAAAATGACTTGTATAAGTTAAAgtgtaaattataatttttaaaatgaagtcaaattaattttaattattattttttaaatataaatttattttgaagaCTTGACAAgaagtttcttttaaaaaaaaaaattgggcttACCACAGTTAGTTTAGAGAGTTGATCAACAGAGGGAACTCCGCCATTGCAAACCTCTTTGAGCTCAGCTCGAACCTTATCTTGCCAAGAAGGGTTGGTGGCCAGTAACATGACCGTCCATGTAAGTAAAAGAGCAGTAGTTTCATGGCCGGCAAAGAAGAAAGTTTTGCATTCATCCATTATCAACTGTAGGTTTAGTTTGAATTGGTctcctctcttcttttccatCTCATTAAGCAAAATACCTAACAAATCATTCCCATATGAACTGCTCCGACCAATTTCTACACAATCTTTTCGGCTTTGTATAATCTCCATCAGTAATCTATCCACCTCCATCTTCAGGGACTTCATTTCTCTGTTATATTTTGTTGGGAAAAACCTGAAAATGAAATTAATGAGTACATTCTCTCTTTCATTTCATACTACCTAGACCGAATCGGAAAAGGGAAAATACTCACCGGCTTCCTGGAAAGCACAAGTGCCTGCTTGCTTGAGCGCAAAGGTGTTGCAGAGATGTCAGAAGATAGAATATTTGTTTCCCTTTCTCATAACTGCTATCGAATTCGGTTCTTGCGATTATATCAGCAGTAAGCCGAGACATGTATGCTCCGATTTCGAACTCGGTTTGACCTGAATTTACTGCATTTTGCAGTGATTGGAGCATCTGCTTAGTGCTCTCCACCATGTGGCCGCAATAACTCTGTTGAAACAAAAAAagaattaattcaatttcaaaccATCACAACCCAAAACATACATGATTGGATTCGATTAAATTAGATTACCTTAAGCTTATCTCCCATGAATGCTGGAGAAGCAATATGGCGCTGATGGTACCAGTCCCGGTCGTTCGCCATTAACAAACCTCTCCCAGTAAAATGTTTTGAGCCTTGCTGTTGCAGCCATGATTTGCCTGTTACAAGGTGGTGTTTGGTCATCAATTCTTTTATCAGCTCAGTATCTGTCAGACACATCCTTGGCTCCACCCCATGCCAGTATATAAACCTTTTCCCTGTTGAAAAATACCCAGAGGAAAACCGTAAGACTAACACCGAAAACCCCTGTTTTAAGTGTCGCCATGTATGGgaagattaattaaaaatatacgTAAATATACATACCATATGATTTAGACCATTTGACATAATGCGGCAAAAGCCGGCCAACTAGGTCGTGGTGGATGGTTCCCATTTCTTTCGAGGTCGATTGTGAAGTTAGCTTGAACATCTCGAGCATGTTGCCGGTTACTCCGCGGGGTTTCGGGCCACGCACTCCTTGTTTCTCCATGGTTTTCCTTATGCGTCTGGGATTCAGCAGGTAACATGAGATGGTGTCAAACACAAGTTTAAACAACAAGAATATCATGAAAAGAACCGAAAGGGTAATCAGAAACACCACCATAGCAGCCATGGCGGCGATCTCAATTAcacgaaaataaaaaatatatatatagcctTCTTTTATCAAATCGGTGTCAAAAGAGAGGACAGTTTTGAAGGGAATGAAAACTTTCCTCGTTGTTTTACTAATGATTTCTAGGAATGAAGTAAATTTATAGTAACCAAAAGGCCATGGTATACATAGtttaaaaaatctattaatattTGCCTCGTATCTATAAGTCACACGTTAATGTgatatcaattttaataaaaatataaatataattttgaaaattcgaGTGGACTTTTATAAAATCTTAAACcttaataaaacaaatagttTCAACAGCATTGGACTTGAGTCCAATAAAGAAAGCTAATTAAAACAAGAACAAAGCAACAGGATCTAAATCCGCACAAAATTGGCCCATGaaatttaaaatgaatgaaacaaaaaaaaaaaggaaacctgATCCTATCATATACCAGTCGAAATCAACAGCTGGACACCATAAGTCAGTGTCTTTTCACATGACCGTCCCAGCTTTTGATGATAGTAGGTTTCAAAAAAATCTTTTAGTCTTCTGTTACCCATTTCCAACAAAGGCCTACTTTCCTTTTTTCAGTCTGGTAGCCTTGGCCAACTTTTCTCCAGTGCGCGGCGAACATAACCTGGAACACCACCCAATAGATAATGGCCTTCTCCCATTTTTAGTGCCTCTTTCGCAAGAATATAGGTGTATGTATTCTCTGTTTTAGGGATAAAATGAAACCCAATCTCTTGAAAATGGACCTTTTTGCTGTGAATATCTCTGATGAGTGCTCCAATAACCGATCTATCGAAATATGTAGTTTGACATTTCTTTATTACAGTTCTTGAATCTCCCACTATTTCCAGAATACTAAAACCCATAGAAATTCCTAATCGCATGGGTTGTAATCCTGCATATGCCTCCGTCGTAAACGGAGATGCTACATCGGAATGAAGAACCGTCGTTGATACCAAGATCTCGCCCCCCACATCTCGTACTACCAGTCCCAAAGCAAATCTGAAAGATTGTTGGTCGAAGGCTACGTCAAAGTAAATTGCCACACTCGTTCTCCTATCGACATATTTATGGCCTCTATCTACTTTTAAGGTGAGTTTCTTCTCTTCTATGTCGTCCAACTCAGAAATATAACTGTAAATTTGTTTCGAGATGTCCCTACTCGTCATACTTTTCCTTTCATAGATTAACTGATTTCTATATGTCCAGATTAACCAAAGTCCGCAACAAAAAAGGCGATACTGTTTGCTAGTCCCCCGACTAAAAACCCAGGTAAGCCACTCCCATACGCTTTGAATGACATTGAATGACATTATTAAGTACCCAGGAAAGGTTTAAGTACATCCATACCTCCACCATTTTAGGACACTATTAAAATATATGGTTActattgttgttccaatagggtcggaagcgtgtaaattattgtactaaaaaatcacacaaagttcaattcccagggaagagaggtggatcacaatgatctcttaaataccaagtctttccttagtcagaatatccttctatagtaatttaatagcacaattaaatactactattataccctcaaatattgaaagaaaaataggacaaaaaagaacacaagagttttaacgatgttcggtaaattatacctacgtcctcgagcactaacaccagatgataactttactatctccaaaatattacaaaaaaaatagaatttcttaagaattctcaaatgggagaagagagaaaactaagagagaaagattggttgggatggttgaaataaaaaatgaaaaggcctatttatagttgaggttcagggactaacttgcaaatggcctaaaaaattagggaccaaaattgcaattatcccattcaacttttcaacattcggtgcaacttgctcaacctttttaacaagttgcttcctacctttgttgacttttcaacaatctccaccttgaagatttgattaggataatcacatcttcacatacttccttcaactccccaaattcgataaagctatcttttgtagtgcctccaaatgcgctctcgagcgccatacacctaaaggtgctcaaattctcaggatgttaatcaagttcaaacaatgattaaacttgattgttgttaccaccttggtcatcatatctgcgggattatctgctgtcggaatcttctgaagtagaatttttcctttttcaaagacttcccgcacaaagtgatatcttacgtcgatatacttggttcttgaatgatagacttgatttttcgctaaatgaatagcactctgactgtcacaatatagactaatgtgactttgaacaactcccaagtctttcaataatccattaagccaaatagcctccttaacagcttctgtaactgccatatattctgcctctgtagtagacacagctactgtagactgtaaggtagacttccaactcactggggctttcgcaagagtaaacagataccccgtagttgaacgacgtttatctaaatcaccagcaaagtcggaatcaacatatccaactacaaactgaccaagtgcttcatcctgttcaaaaattaaaccaacatctacggtttttcgaagataccgtagaatccatttcacagcttgccaatgtccttttccaggatcatgcatatacctgctcacaactccaacagcttgtgaaatgtcaggcctcgtacacaccatcgcatacatcaaactcccaactgcattagcatatgggacttttgccatatattctctttcatcttcagtcttcggagataattgagctctaagtttcaaatgagaagcaagtggggtacttacatgttttatgttttcatttacaccaaaacattgtaatacctttttcagatattgcttctgatttaaacagagcttgcctctcggtctatctctacttatctccatgccgagaatcttcttggcctcacctagatctttcatctcgaactcttgattcaactgagctttcagcttatctatctcattttggctcttcgaagcgattaacatatcatcaacatacaagagtagataaatgaaagatccgtcatgcagcttctgcaaatatacacaattgtcatatttgcttcttgtgtacttctgccttctcataaagctatcaaatcgcttgtaccactgcctcggggattgcttcaatccatatagcgatttgttcagcttacaaacccaatttctaccaccagcatctgtgtatccttcgggctgagtcatatagatctcctcttctaactcaccatgcaagaaagccgtcttaacatcaagttgagctagctctaaattcaactgtgctaccaaggccaacaaaattctaatggaggaatgcttcacaacaggggaaaatacatcattgtagtcaattccctccttctgagcgtagcctttagctaccaatcttgccttgtagcgaatatccttcttgctaggagatccatctttctttgcgaatacccacttgcatccgattgcccttttacctttcggcaattgcgccaactcccaagtattgttcttcaggagagactgcatttcttcatccatggcgcttttccatttatcactttctaagctttgcattgcttcttgataagtgataggaatatcatcaacaacgggaagggcgtaggccaccatatcagtaaatcgagcaggtttacgaatttctctccgtggccttgcaactgcaactggttctggtgtacttagtggttcttgggtcagaacctcttcaacctctaattcctccattgtggctggagaattagacttattaactgggcaaatccccatctgctcaaactccacctgttttggagtacactccacctgctgtggagtattgctcgtctgaatatctttatctgctatctttttcaatgtggcagattcatcaaaggtaacatctctgctacagatcattttctttgtgcttaagcaccaaagacgaaatcccttcactccagaagtgattcccataaagagagctttctttgccctcggatctaactttgactccttcacatggtaatatgcagtggatccaaacacatgtaaggaatcataatctgtagccggttttccagaccatacctccataggagtttttctttctaatgcagatgatggcaaacgattaataagatggccagcgtatgtcacagcctcagcccaaaattgcttgcccaactcagcattggacaacatacatcgaactttctccagcaatgttcgattcatacgctctgccactccattctgttgtggtgtatccctaactgtgaagtgtcgaacaataccatactcttggcacacatcaaagaacggatcacttttatattccccttcATTGTctgtcctaagccgcttgattttcttgccagtctggttttcgatcatagttttccatttaagaaaaactccaagcacttcatctttagttttcatggtatacacccaaactcttctggaaaagtcatcaacaaaagtaacaaagtagtgttttcctcccaacgaaggtgttttggaaggcccccacacatctgagtgaatatattccaaaataccttttgtattatggatagcagtgccgaattttactctcttttgctttcccagaacacagtgctcacaaaattttaatttgcaagcctttgcac from Gossypium hirsutum isolate 1008001.06 chromosome D12, Gossypium_hirsutum_v2.1, whole genome shotgun sequence includes these protein-coding regions:
- the LOC107945836 gene encoding cytokinin hydroxylase; translation: MAAMVVFLITLSVLFMIFLLFKLVFDTISCYLLNPRRIRKTMEKQGVRGPKPRGVTGNMLEMFKLTSQSTSKEMGTIHHDLVGRLLPHYVKWSKSYGKRFIYWHGVEPRMCLTDTELIKELMTKHHLVTGKSWLQQQGSKHFTGRGLLMANDRDWYHQRHIASPAFMGDKLKSYCGHMVESTKQMLQSLQNAVNSGQTEFEIGAYMSRLTADIIARTEFDSSYEKGKQIFYLLTSLQHLCAQASRHLCFPGSRFFPTKYNREMKSLKMEVDRLLMEIIQSRKDCVEIGRSSSYGNDLLGILLNEMEKKRGDQFKLNLQLIMDECKTFFFAGHETTALLLTWTVMLLATNPSWQDKVRAELKEVCNGGVPSVDQLSKLTVLHMVINESLRLYPPATVLPRMAFENIKLGDLFIPKGLSIWIPVLAIHHCEELWGKDVNEFNPNRFNSRPFTSGRHFMPFAAGPRNCIGQSFAMMEAKIILSMLISRFSFTISQSYRHAPVVVMTLKPKHGVQVHLKPLNS